The Phalacrocorax carbo chromosome 28, bPhaCar2.1, whole genome shotgun sequence genome segment GTACACCTAGAACAGGGGCAGAGGACCGCGTCCacgtgggttttgaatatctccagggaaggagactccacagcgtctccgggcagcctgtcccactgctctgACACCAGAACAgtaaaggagttttttctcatgtttaagtggaaatTCCCATCTTCCAGTATAGtctcattgccccttgtcctctcacTGGGCACCAaggaaaagagtccagtcccatcctcttggcACCCACCcttcacagattttaagaagcattgatgagatcccccctcactcttctcttctcccGGATGAACAAAACCccgtctctcagcctttcctcatgagggaGACACTCCAGGACCCTCATCATCTTGGGAGCTCCCCGCTGCATGTGCTGGCCGTGCTGGCCTTGTCTGCACATTGGTGAGCCCCGCTGAGCCTCCTCTGCACCACCATGAACAGTCCCATCTCTCTCCGGATCTCCtcagcaagaaggaaaatgtcCTGCGATTAtccacactgtttccagcacaaatccagaacatagcCCCATCCCAGCTACTGTGAAGGCAAttcactctatcccagcccaaaccagcacgCTCATCGGCGAGCAGCTCTTTGCTGGGCTCTCTCCAGGAGACACACATCtctcctgtgctgggcagccctgggctcaACGCAGCACCGCAGGGGTGGCCTCGCCAGTGCTGAGGCAAATGCAacgctcccctccctccccctgccgcCCATGCTCCTCAGCATGCAGCCCAGGGCCCCGCTGGCTGCCTTTGGCCCCGGGCACGTGGCCGGCTCGTGCTCACCTCGGTGtccaccagcagcaccccctGGGCCCACCCTCAacaagctgctctccagcacgTGACAGCCATTTCCCAAGCGCGGGTTTAACGCTGGCTctcgtccagcctcctctgCGCAGGCGCCCAGAGGTGCTGCCGTGCTTCGGTGGATCAGCGGGACCTGGCGGTGCCGGTGTCTCTCCTGCACTGAGAAGACCAGGCAAAGGAGCGCTGCCAGCGCCTGGCCTGCTCTCTGCCCTCTgccctttccccagctcctgcaagccCCAACCAAAagctccctctcccctgcctgtctgcagcctccctctcccagcGCTGCCCATCCTCACCTCTCCTGGGCATCTCAGCATTTGCCCTCCCAGAGCTGACGGGCACGCGGCCCCCGGGGTCCTCCCAAAGGGGCacaaagagggagggagacacGACTTGGATGCAGGAAATCTTTATTGTGCCCAGAGGGGCGGGAGAGGCTCTCAGAGGGAGGGTGGGCAAGACCCAGAGAGGCTGGCTGCCACgtgctgggggaggcagagggatcTTCCCCAGAGCATCCATTCTCTCTCCGGATGCACCGTAAGACgtggccctgcagccccacagggccTTTCGGGTCCACCTCCTGCCCcgtcccagggcagggaggactggggaggggaggggattaaagggcaggggaagagggcaAGAAGGGCCAAGGGTGAGCGGCACTGCCAGCTGCCCAGGCGatggctggggctgctcagcaCTCCTCAGTGCCTCGTGCCCACCAGCTCAGCCGTGCATGGGTGGCGGTGGCCTTGGTGTTTGGTGTGGGGGCGGTGCCGGGGTCTTTGGGTCAGGGTCTAGCAGGGCCCACAGGTGTCCCACAGCTTCCTGGTGTAGCGGGGCAAGACGCaagggctgcaggtgggagAAGCGTAGGGTCTGCCAAAGGTGCAGAGGCCCCCCGAGCCCTGCGTGGCCCCGGCACCGTAgaggccccccagccccagggagcccccaaAGGCCGGTGCTCCGGAGGAGCCCACCACGGcttgctgggggaaggagctgaggatggggccggggaAGGTGACGACGACGGGGGGCGGCTGGATGAAGGCCGTGGAGTCGGGGCACTGGCGGGCGCACAGCTCGTTGCAGCTCTCGGCGATGGGCTGCGGGACGGCGACCTGCTGCGGGGCGGCGACGCTGGTTTTTGGTGGGCACAGGTCGTAGCAAGACATCTTTGCGCGGGATCTGATGGTGCTCTGCGAGAGGGCAGAGGTTGTAAGAGAGCAGCTGAGGGGAGCACCCGAGGCGCAGGGGTCGGGCGCAGAGCAGGGGGTCTGAAGAAGAACCGCTCGCAGACTTACCCTGTTCCCAGAGGAGAAGGCAAGCAGAGCAGTGGATGGGAGAgcctggcaggggcagagcttTTATAGCGGCCCTGCCATTGCTCAGCACCACCTGGGCCAATCTGCAGAGGCGGCACTCCCTCCTGCCAATGACAACAGGGCTGTTGGGCTTCTGGCCCTCCCTGAGTCAGCATCCCCTCGCCCGTCCAGCACATGCCCCTTCTGAGGCtctcctcccctttctgctCCGTGGGCTAATGGAGAGCGGGCATCCCCCTCGTAGGGGCTGCGCGCGGCAGCAGAGGcccctgcttctgcagctcctcGCTGCCTGCCTTGTGCTCTGCCCTGGGAAGACACCTGTGCCCTGAGCtcgcagccaggctctgctgggaggagaggcgCCAGCGCCAATGGGGCCAGCGTAGCTGtgggctgctgtggctgggcatTGTGACGGGgctcccagctgcccagcagctcgagggcagcccctgcccagcaccgCCCCCCAGCAATGGGGCTCCCAGCACACTTGCAAGGGCCTGGCAGGACTGGCATGAGCCCGAGGCACGTGGGCCCAGGTGGGGATCCGTGCTCCTTGCACCACATACCCCGCGGAAGCGCATGAGTGGTCTTTCTCCCCCAGATTGCAGAGCTTGATGGCCAGCGCCTGGGGGCGGAGGGAGGCCGGCTGCCTTGGGCTGGCGAGTGATGCATcgtgctgagcaggcagtgACCGAGAGGAGTGCCTTTGATTTGGCATTTCGTAACCTCGCGCCTCTCTAGATAATAGCCACACGGCATACGTCATGCGGTCGCTTGCGTGCCGCAGTCCTTTGCGAGGCCACCTTCTTGCCCAGTGCCATGACCCTGGTCTTGCCTGTGGCTCTGCAAAGAGGGCACGGGGCCGCCGTGAGACCAAGCCCTTGGCGAGGAGCAGTGGCACGCCGGGCGCTTGCAGTCAGCCTTTGTCACGCTGCGTGCCCTCTTACACACCGAGATAATGAAAAGAGAGCGGGGCTCATTTGGCCCGTTAGGTGGCAGCTGGCAAGCATCCAAGCGGGGTGATGGCAGGGGCTGATAGAGTGGGTTGGGGCCGGCGAGGAAACGGCGTCAGCAAAACAGCCCCGTGCCacgcagggaggaggcaggggctTGGCCACCGTGGGCCACGTGTCCCCAGCgtggccagctcctccctgcaCTCGGCGGCCAGCAATAAAAGCGCTGCCCTCGCTCAGTGCTGGCATCCGCCGCTCCTGCCTCGCTCTGCTCAGGAAAAGGGTAGGTGGGTGCCTGCCGCTGTCTGCCTGCTGTGGCAGTGGCCAGCGTGGGGCCTCCCTGGGCGGGAGAGCAGTGACAGCAGCGGGCGTGCTGGTAGCAGGCTCGGGCGGCCAGGGCAGGCTGAGCCACggcgggaggaggaaggagcctcGGGCCGGGACGTGCAGAGCCAGGCCCTGCTCTCGGGGAGGGTTTGTGCGTCCTCTGTGTGAGGGGAGCAGGGCGCTGAGGGGGGCTGTCTGGGCAAAGGGCAAGCGGTGGGCAGTGCGGGCAAGGCGGTGGCTCTGGCCCTTCCAGCTCCAAGGCAGCCCTGGGAACAAGGCCCCGCTCGGCCAGAGGATCTCCTCCTCGGTCATGACACCTGTCCTTGGGGCCATGTCTTTCAGGCTCAGCTCTCTCCAACAAAGATGTCTTGCTACGACCTGTGCCCACCAAAAACCAGCGTCGCCGCCCTGCAGCAGGTCGCCGTCCCACAGCCCATTGCCGAGAGCTGCAACGAGCTGTGCGCCCGCCAGTGCCCCGACTCCACGGCCTTCATCCAGCCGCCCCCCGTCGTCGTCACCTtccccggccccatcctcagctccttcccccagcaagCCGTGGTGGGCTCCTCCGGAGCACCCGCCTttgggggctccctggggctggggggcctcTACGGTGCCGGGGCCACGCAGGGCTCGGGGGGCCTCTGCACCTTTGGCAGACCCTACGCTTctcccacctgcagcccttGCGTCTTGCCCCGCTACACCAGGAAGCTGTGGGACACCTGTGGGCCCTGCTAGACCCTGACCCAaagcccctggcacagcccttGGGACACTCAGACTCACTCCTCAcccctttctcccctccttaCCCTCTCCatgaccctcctcctcctccttacTCCTGACCATGCCCAGATGCGCACCATCGTCCCACAGGCATGTCTCTGCAATGACCACCGCCTGCGAGAAGCCTGAAGGAGCACCTTACTCAAAGCCTGCAGGGACAACCTGCGTGCCTCCCTCGTACGTGGCTTTCTCCAGTGGCCGCTTTCCTGCACTGCAATAAAAGAAGCCTGCAATCCAtgcctgcctctctgcctttcctttcaaaGCCCAGCCTCGGCTGCGGGGCTCCCTGGCCCTGCACGGGGCCCCGGCCAGCTGCACCAGGGCACTCTCTCAGCCCCCgcagagccaggctcagctgcttTTGGGGAGACCCCCCCGCACAGCCCTGGCAGCTCTGGACGCACACCGTCCCGCAGATGAGCTCCAAGCGCCCTGCCTCAACGCaggctgctcccctgcctgcaggacACACAGCCCTGTGGCATTTGCacacctccagcctccttgtGCAGGAGCGCAGCTTACCCAGGGTCTGGAGGCCAGCCGGGGGCCGTGCCCGACATGACCCCAGCCCCTTTCTGCCTCCTTGGCTCTACTAGAGGCGTGGtggcagaaagcaaaggggaggcttcccttcctcttccttatcccattcccttcccctcctcattcctctttgtctttccccttcccaccttcttcttctccctcccacccttccctttccctccactccttccctctccttctccgcttccctttctccttccgctTACCACCCCCAGCACAGACCAACACGCGCGCTGCTCCTCCCTTCTCTGACGCACacctgaaatcacagaaatcaCAGCCACGCTCCTGTGGCAGGAGCCTTTGCAGGGCATCTTCTCATGCTGACCCCTCCAGCAGGCTCACCCACAGCCCGCTGCCCAGCACCGTGGCCAGGCAGCTTCTGCAtgtctccaaggacagagactccaccacctcacGGGGtaacctgtgccactgctcgGTCTCCctcacagggaaaaaattattttgggacATTGAGGCAGAGGCTCCTGTGTTTCACGTGGTGACCATTGACTCTTCTCCTGGCACTGGACACCTCTCACATGAGCCTGGCTCCATCGTCTTCAAGCCTCCCCTTCAGCCATGTCACAGAACCACacaaccacagaatcacaggctggaagtgGCTGGAAGGGAAatctggagatcacctcgtccaaACACCCTGCTTGAACACGTACACCTAGAACAGGGGCAGAGGACCGCGTCCacgtgggttttgaatatctccagggaaggagactccacagcgtctccgggcagcctgtcccactgctctgACACCAGAACAgtaaaggagttttttctcatgtttaagtggaaatTCCCATCTTCCAGTATAGtctcattgccccttgtcctctcacTGGGCACCAaggaaaagagtccagtcccatcctcttggcACCCACCcttcacagattttaagaagcattgatgagatcccccctcactcttctcttctcccGGATGAACAAAACCccgtctctcagcctttcctcatgagggaGACACTCCAGGACCCTCATCATCTTGGGAGCTCCCCGCTGCATGTGCTGGCCGTGCTGGCCTTGTCTGCACATTGGTGAGCCCCGCTGAGCCTCCTCTGCACCACCATGAACAGTCCCATCTCTCTCCGGATCTCCtcagcaagaaggaaaatgtcCTGCGATTAtccacactgtttccagcacaaatccagaacatagcCCCATCCCAGCTACTGTGAAGGCAAttcactctatcccagcccaaaccagcacgCTCATCGGCGAGCAGCTCTTTGCTGGGCTCTCTCCAGGAGACACACATCtctcctgtgctgggcagccctgggctcaACGCAGCACCGCAGGGGTGGCCTCGCCAGTGCTGAGGCAAATGCAacgctcccctccctccccctgccgcCCATGCTCCTCAGCATGCAGCCCAGGGCCCCGCTGGCTGCCTTTGGCCCCGGGCACGTGGCCGGCTCGTGCTCACCTCGGTGtccaccagcagcaccccctGGGCCCACCCTCAacaagctgctctccagcacgTGACAGCCATTTCCCAAGCGCGGGTTTAACGCTGGCTctcgtccagcctcctctgCGCAGGCGCCCAGAGGTGCTGCCGTGCTTCGGTGGATCAGCGGGACCTGGCGGTGCCGGTGTCTCTCCTGCACTGAGAAGACCAGGCAAAGGAGCGCTGCCAGCGCCTGGCCTGCTCTCTGCCCTCTgccctttccccagctcctgcaagccCCAACCAAAagctccctctcccctgcctgtctgcagcctccctctcccagcGCTGCCCATCCTCACCTCTCCTGGGCATCTCAGCATTTGCCCTCCCAGAGCTGACGGGCACGCGGCCCCCGGGGTCCTCCCAAAGGGGCacaaagagggagggagacacGACTTGGATGCAGGAAATCTTTATTGTGCCCAGAGGGGCGGGAGAGGCTCTCAGAGGGAGGGTGGGCAAGACCCAGAGAGGCTGGCTGCCACgtgctgggggaggcagagggatcTTCCCCAGAGCATCCATTCTCTCTCCGGATGCACCGTAAGACgtggccctgcagccccacagggccTTTCGGGTCCACCTCCTGCCCcgtcccagggcagggaggactggggaggggaggggattaaagggcaggggaagagggcaAGAAGGGCCAAGGGTGAGCGGCACTGCCAGCTGCCCAGGCGATGGCTGAGGCTGCTCAGCACTCCTCAGTGCCTCGTGCCCACCAGCTCAGCCGTGCATGGGTGGCGGTGGCCTTGGTGTTTGGTGTGGGGGCGGTGCCGGGGTCTTTGGGTCAGGGTCTAGCAGGGCCCACAGGTGTCCCACAGCTTCCTGGTGTAGCGGGGCAAGACGCaagggctgcaggtgggagAAGCGTAGGGTCTGCCAAAGGTGCAGAGGCCCCCCGAGCCCTGCGTGGCCCCGGCACCGTAgaggccccccagccccagggagcccccaaAGGCGGGTGCTCCGGAGGAGCCCACCACGGcttgctgggggaaggagctgaggatggggccggggaAGGTGACGACGACGGGGGGCGGCTGGATGAAGGCCGTGGAGTCGGGGCACTGGCGGGCGCACAGCTCGTTGCAGCTCTCGGCGATGGGCTGCGGGACGGCGACCTGCTGCGGGGCGGCGACGCTGGTTTTTGGTGGGCACAGGTCGTAGCAAGACATCTTTGCGCGGGATCTGATGGTGCTCTGCGAGAGGGCAGAGGTTGTAAGAGAGCAGCTGAGGGGAGCACCCGAGGCGCAGGGGTCGGGCGCAGAGCAGGGGGTCTGAAGAAGAACCGCTCGCAGACTTACCCTGTTCCCAGAGGAGAAGGCAAGCAGAGCAGTGGATGGGAGAgcctggcaggggcagagcttTTATAGCGGCCCTGCCATTGCTCAGCACCACCTGGGCCAATCTGCAGAGGCGGCACTCCCTCCTGCCAATGACAACAGGGCTGTTGGGCTTCTGGCCCTCCCTGAGTCAGCATCCCCTCGCCCGTCCAGCACATGCCCCTTCTGAGGCtctcctcccctttctgctCCGTGGGCTAATGGAGAGCGGGCATCCCCCTCGTAGGGGCTGCGCGCGGCAGCAGAGGcccctgcttctgcagctcctcGCTGCCTGCCTTGTGCTCTGCCCTGGGAAGACACCTGTGCCCTGAGCtcgcagccaggctctgctgggaggagaggcgCCAGCGCCAATGGGGCCAGCGTAGCTGtgggctgctgtggctgggcatTGTGACGGGgctcccagctgcccagcagctcgagggcagcccctgcccagcaccgCCCCCCAGCAATGGGGCTCCCGGCACACTTGCAAGGGCCTGGCAGGACTGGCATGAGCCCGAGGCACGTGGGCCCAGGTGGGGATCCGTGCTCCTTGCACCACATACCCCGCGGAAGCGCATGAGTGGTCTTTCTCCCCCAGATTGCAGAGCTTGATGGCCAGCGCCTGGGGGCGGAGGGAGGCCGGCTGCCTTGGGCTGGCGAGTGATGCATcgtgctgagcaggcagtgACCGAGAGGAGTGCCTTTGATTTGGCATTTCGTAACCTCGCGCCTCTCTAGATAATAGCCACACGGCATACGTCATGTGGTCGCTTGCGTGCCGCAGTCCTTTGCGAGGCCGCCTTCTTGCCCAGTGCCATGACCCTGGTCTTGCCTGTGGCTCTGCAAAGAGGGCACGGGGCCGCCGTGAGACCAAGCCCTTGGCGAGGAGCAGTGGCACGCCGGGCGCTTGCAGTCAGCCTTTGTCACGCTGCGTGCCCTCTTACACACCGAGATAATGAAAAGAGAGCGGGGCTCATTTGGCCCATTAGGTGGCAGCTGGCAAGCGTCCAAGCGGGGTGATGGCAGGGGCTGATAGAGCGGGTTGGGGCCGGCGAGGAAACGGCATCAGCAAAACAGCCCCGTGCCacgcagggaggaggcaggggctTGGCCACCGTGGGCCACGTGTCCCCAGCgtggccagctcctccctgcaCTCGGCGGCCAGCAATAAAAGCGCTGCCCTCGCTCAGTGCTGGCATCCGCCGCTCCTGCCTCGCTCTGCTCAGGAAAAGGGTAGGTGGGTGCCTGCCGCTGTCTGCCTGCTGTGGCAGTGGCCAGCGTGGGGCCTCCCTGGGCGGGAGAGCAGTGACAGCAGCGGGCGTGCTGGTAGCAGGCTCGGGCGGCCAGGGCAGGCTGAGCCACggcgggaggaggaaggagcctcGGGCCGGGACGTGCAGAGCCAGGCCCTGCTCTCGGGGAGGGTTTGTGCGTCCTCTGTGTGAGGGGAGCAGGGCGCTGAGGGGGGCTGTCTGGGCAAAGGGCAAGCGGTGGGCAGTGCGGGCAAGGCGGTGGCTCTGGCCCCTCCAGCTCCAAGGCAGCCCTGGGAACAAGGCCCTGCTTGGCCAGAGGATCTCCTCCTCGGTCATGACACCTGTCCTTGGGGCCATGTCTTTCAGGCTCAGCTCTCTCCAACAAAGATGTCTTGCTACGACCTGTGCCCACCAAAAACCAGCGTCGCTGTCCCGCAGCCCATTGCCGAGAGCTGCAACGAGCTGTGCGCCCGCCAGTGCCCCGACTCCACGGCCTTCATCCAGCCGCCCCCCGTCGTCGTCACCTtccccggccccatcctcagctccttcccccagcaagCCGTGGTGGGCTCCTCCGGAGCACCCGCCTttgggggctccctggggctggggggcctcTACGGTGCCGGGGCCACGCAGGGCTCGGGGGGCCTCTGCACCTTTGGCAGACCCTACGCTTCTCCCGCCTGCAGCCCTTGTGTCTTGCCCCGCTACACCAGGAAGCTGTGGGACACCTGTGGGCCCTGCTAGACCCTGACCCAaagcccctggcacagcccttGGGACACTCAGACTCACTCCTCAcccctttctcccctccttaCCCTCTCTCCatgaccctcctcctcctccttacTCCCGACCATGCCCAGATGCGCACCATCGTCCCACAGGCATGTCTCTGCAATGACCACCGCCTGCGAGAAGCCTGAAGGAGCACCTTACTCAAAGCCTGCAGGGACAACCTGCGTGCCTCCCTCGTACGTGGCTTTCTCCAGTGGCCGCTTTCCTGCACTGCAATAAAAGAAGCCTGCAATCCAtgcctgcctctctgcctttcctttcaaaGCCCAGCCTCGGCTGCGGGGCTCCCTGGCCCTGCACGGGGCCCCGGCCAGCTGCACCAGGGCACTCTCTCAGCCCCCgcagagccaggctcagctgcttTTGGGGAGACCCCCCCCGCACAGCCCTGGCAGCTCTGGACGCACACCGTCCCGCAGATGAGCTCCAAGGGCCCTGCCTCAACGCaggctgctcccctgcctgcaggacACACAGCCCTGCGGCATTTGCacacctccagcctccttgtGCAGGAGCGCAGCTTACCCAGGGTCTGGAGGCCAGCCGGGGGCCGTGCCCGACACGACCCCAGCCCCTTTCTGCCTCCTGGGCTCTACTAGAGGCGTGGtggcagaaagcaaaggggaggcttcccttcctcttccttatcccattcccttcccctcctcattcctctttgtctttccccttcccgccttcttcttctccctcccacccttccctttccctccactccttccctctccttctccgcttccctttctccttccgctTATCACCCCCAGCACAGACCAACAAGCGCGCTGCTCCTCCCTTCTCTGACGCACacctgaaatcacagaaatcaCAGCCACGCTCCTGTGGCAGGAGCCTTTGCAGGGCATCTTCTCATGCTGACCCCTCCAGCAGGCTCACCCACAGCCCGCTGCCCAGCACCGTGGCCAGGCAGCTTCTGCAtgtctccaaggacagagactccaccacctcacGGGGtaacctgtgccactgctcgGTCTCCctcacagggaaaaaattattttgggacATTGAGGCAGAGGCTCCTGTGTTTCACGTGGTGACCATTGACTCTTCTCCTGGCACTGGACACCTCTCACATGAGCCTGGCTCCATCGTCTTCAAGCCTCCCCTTCAGCCATGTCACAGAACCACacaaccacagaatcacaggctggaagtgG includes the following:
- the LOC135318112 gene encoding scale keratin-like, which codes for MSCYDLCPPKTSVAVPQPIAESCNELCARQCPDSTAFIQPPPVVVTFPGPILSSFPQQAVVGSSGAPAFGGSLGLGGLYGAGATQGSGGLCTFGRPYASPACSPCVLPRYTRKLWDTCGPC
- the LOC135318158 gene encoding scale keratin-like — protein: MSCYDLCPPKTSVAALQQVAVPQPIAESCNELCARQCPDSTAFIQPPPVVVTFPGPILSSFPQQAVVGSSGAPAFGGSLGLGGLYGAGATQGSGGLCTFGRPYASPTCSPCVLPRYTRKLWDTCGPC
- the LOC135318151 gene encoding scale keratin-like, yielding MSCYDLCPPKTSVAAPQQVAVPQPIAESCNELCARQCPDSTAFIQPPPVVVTFPGPILSSFPQQAVVGSSGAPAFGGSLGLGGLYGAGATQGSGGLCTFGRPYASPTCSPCVLPRYTRKLWDTCGPC
- the LOC135318147 gene encoding scale keratin-like — translated: MSCYDLCPPKTSVAAPQQVAVPQPIAESCNELCARQCPDSTAFIQPPPVVVTFPGPILSSFPQQAVVGSSGAPAFGGSLGLGGLYGAGATQGSGGLCTFGRPYASPTCSPCVLPRYTRKLWDTCGPC